From the Hordeum vulgare subsp. vulgare chromosome 1H, MorexV3_pseudomolecules_assembly, whole genome shotgun sequence genome, the window TTATTGCTTTGTGTAGAGCAAGCTATGTGTTCCGCTCATATAAGACCGAGAGGCTCAAAAAGTCACTTTGGCGCATGGGTGCACTGGAACACTATATTTTGAATAGTGTTAAAATGGTATTTTAAAGCTTCAAAATAAGTCAAAATCAACATGTTCATATGGATGTATGTAGAAAGTGGTTTTTATGCACCCACGCACATTGACCCCCGGTGCACCCACGATCAAAAACTTAGcaaaacatttaaaaaaattctgaaactttgtgGATGTGATAAGGACCAAATGTTTTAGGTTCTTGCAAAAATTTGTGGCGAAATAACATCCGAAGAAATCTGTACAAAAAGACAAAGTTTATGCTGAAAACATGTGAACAGTAACGTGGGTGCATAGCATCATTTGTATTTCGTTTTGTATGGAGACCATTTGAACGGTTTTGGTGACGAAACTTTGCAAGCTCCTAAAACATTTGCTCATGGTCACATCCatcaagtttcagaattttttgattttgttttcttttttttcgaaTTTACTATTCACTCGGTGGGTGCAGCCACTACTTTCCCATGTATATTACCCATGTGCAATTTTTTATAATGAAATAAGTAACCATATGAGTTgcacaaaaatgaaaaaaaatcgtAATGTTGGAAAGCTGAACAGTGCATGTATTGTTCACTATTAGAAATCACCATTTTGTAATTTTTGTGTAGCTCACATGTTTATTTATTTCATCATTAAACTTTACACATGTGTACTATACATCCATATACTCccttcatttctaaatataagtctttttagaggttgcaCTAAGgagctatatacggatgtatatagacacattttagagtgtagattcattcactttgctccgtatgtagatcctatgtgaaatctctaaaaagacttatatttcagAGCATATACTTGCTGGCCTCCACCTAAAGCCTGCCACTGCTTAATCCATGCTTTGTTCTCGCGGACCTAGGATCATTCTGGTGTAGTTGCCCGAGATGTAGATTCTGGTGTGTAGCACAATTCAAGATATAAAATAGAGCAATGATTTGTACCAGTTTTCCACACCACATGCATGCATGTTAAGCCATGACAAATCGACGCCCTAGATATATATACTAAGTACCAAACTTAtaatatatatatgacaaatgaGGTCAAGTCATTCACAAAGATTGTATTATTTGGACCAAAAATACAAAGTTTAAATAAATTCATATCTTAAGTTCCCTTCAATTTATCATCAATTAGGCAGTCTTAGCTGTTTATTAGATGGTCAGAAGAACATATTTTAACTGGATCTGACTCAGCATCTAGCTAGTGCCTCAGCAAACACACAGAACCACAGCTATAAATTGCCACCAACAGTCTGTTCATTTCATCACCAAACACATCGAACCCCAGCTAGCTTGCTTAGCTTAAGCCCCCCACGCACCCGTTAGCCATGGCCGCTACAAACCCTTCCTACTACCAGAGTGGTGTTTGTCAAGACATCAAACAAAAGGAGCATCTCTTCCACTTATACATGAACCAGATATTTGATGGTCCGGGTGTTACCAACGGCAACCAACTCAGTGTTATCAATCCTGGTCAACCATTTGGGTTTGGTCACACCGTTGCAAACGACTGGACTATACGTGATGGTCCAGCTGCCAATGCAAACCTTGTCGCACGTGCTCGTGGCATGCACATGGGTGCGGGCAAAGTCGACGAGAACTGGTTATTCTGTCACAATATATTGTTCACTGATACCAGGTTGTTTTCCCATCCTTTTAGAGCTGTACCGTCTCAATTAATCACACTGCAGCTATGTATATTTTTCGTGCTAACATTTCATGATTTTGACTTCACTTATTAGGTTTAAGGGGTCCAGCCTTAAGGTCCTTGGAGACTTTGTAGGAAACAATAGTGAATGGGCAATTGTAGGTGGGAGTGGAGAGTTTGCGTATGCACAAGGTGTTGTGGTCGCCAAAGTAATCCAAACTGTACCACCTACTCCCGGGCGTACTTGGGAGCTTCGTATCAGTGCTTTCTGTCTGTGTATCCCCAAAGTGGTGAGATACATTTACCACCAATTAGTTTCCTATATTAAGTCTGTTTATATTGCTAAAAATAGAATCTCACTTAATGACTTGGATTTACacaattttattttttatggtaTTCTATGTCGCTTGATCATCTATACCACTATACCCAGATCCCAGTGACGAAGATGGGACCTTGGGGTGGGGACGGAGGGACATCGTTTGACATCACGGAGCTTCCTCGTTCTCTTCAAACTGTTACAATTAGATGTGGGGATGTGATTAACTCGGTTGCGTTTTCCTATACTGACCAAGCTGGTCAGAGGAAAACTGTCGGACCATGGGGTGGCAATGGTGCACTTACTGCGACGGtgggttattttggatattccactTTAGTTCCTACATTGTTTTCTGCGTTATAACTTAAATCTCACATGCTCACACCCTATACATCCTCTCCATTCTAGATCACTCTTGCTCCTTCCGAGTTTATAAAGCAAGTTCTTGGAACAACCGGTACAGTTGGAGGAGAGACAGTTGTTACATCACTTACCTTGGTCAGCAGCATTACAACATATGGGCCATTTGGAAAAGCAAACGGCAGCCCTTTTAGCAGCCAGGTTCCAGATGGTAACAACATTGGGGGATTCTATGCGCGTGCTGGGGAGTCTGTCAATGCACTTGGCGTTTACGCGTGCCCAATTTAGCACAATGCATGTGTTTTGTTCTTGAATAAGCATCTTCTTGCGTGGTCGATGCCCCACTTTCGTTTCCAGCATTGCAACGGTCAATAAGCAGATGGAGAAGGCTCTTCCTTGTCACCATCTTGTGtactatttattttccttttcgttATGTGTACCTTTTGCTATTGTCTACATGTACATGCTTGAAAGTAAAACGATGTGCTTAGAGCTTGATGACTtgcctctttgttcttcaatatatATAAACCGAGCTTGTTTTGTGTACCTCTCTCTCTCGCTCAGACTTGTGTGTTGTTCGTACACGACATGGCTAAAAAATATTTCATAGCTGCAATTTTGCAACATAGTTAGATACATTACAATCCTAGTTCTGCATATATCAAGTAAAACTAGAAAAATGATTTATAAAAAATCATATACGTAAGTTgtaattttttccgaaatagaataaAATTTAGGTCTTCAAATATGATAAAAACATTCTAGCTTGCATTAGTGGCCAAATCAACTAACATCAGGATGTGTAGTcttagtttaaaaatagcttaaaTACTAACATTTCCACCTTTCAAGGAGGCAAAGGCCTTGATCGTCAATATGCATACAGTTCTCCTTGTGTCAGGCAGTTCTTCTACATCCATGGAAGCAAAATAttcatgaagatattaaaattaATTTAGTTGTCAGTTGTAAGAACAGACATAACCATCTAGATGAACCTTAACCAAAGCAAAGAGTTCGTAATTAATACCGAAGATGCATATATGatgtaaatatttttttaaagaacTCAAGTCCTCTTCTTTCATCTACAAATACAGCATGGTGATATACTATGCTTCATATTCCTTATATCTCTGCTTCTTTTACCTGGTCGATAAGAAAATAACACAAACCTTTCCAtcacattcttcatctctttcgaGTTCTTGTTTTAAGTATCACGATCTAGATCATGAGCTAGATCTCTCAAAGCTAGCACGTCCCACTTGCATACCAAGGGGATAATCCTAACCCCCTGTTAGGTCCATATATAGAGAGGCTAGATCAAATCTAGTACTCCATGAGTAATAATTAGATCTACGAAGAAAAGAGGGAATGTGGTTTCCCAAACCAACATGACTGAGAACATAAGGGTTGCCATCATGTTATCTTGTTATAACATATGTCATACCGTGAGACTTAGGggttaacatcatcttatattttATTAGGTAGTGTTAGCTCTTGTAGGATGCTCAAAACTGTTGTAGATGACCCAGACACCAGCGCGGCAATCCATCGGCTAGTTCTTTTGGCTCGATAATAGTGAATCATGGTCtagaaaatcaaaataaaaaaagaactcATTTCTTACCCAGGAATCGCCTAGAACCATCCGAGAATCACCTGTGCATTTTAGAATCGCAAAAATGTGGTAATTCTGACGATTCTCGCAAGTCCCTCAAAAGAAAACACTTTGTTTTGACATGATACCCCTATTAGACAACTTATTTATGCTGAAAATACCAGTCGGACCAGACCGAGTGAAACCGCAACCCCAACGCCGCCAACATCTAAGACACCAGATGCATATGATACGAAAATATATTTCGTGATAAATCTGATGCAACTAatttggtattgtagatattgatatatttttaattgacttGATCAAACTTAACAATATTTGACTTAGGACAAACCTAGAACTTCAAGTACTTTGCAACTGAGGGAATAATATGTAGTTACTACTCCCTCCACTCCAAAAAAAGTGTCGTGACTTTAGTCCAGCTTTAGTttaaatttgaactaaaaccatgACATGTTTTTGGGGAAGTAACATTATAAGACGCCACCGAGTTAGATGGTCATGAAAGCGAGAATCTATCTGGTGAAGTCGATTCATCATCTCTCTTCAAGTATGTGGGCACTTCTTTAGTATGACCGCTGAATATAAAAAAGGCACCATGTTGTCCAATGTGGTACATTATGTATATCCACCCATTTTTAAGAGAGAACCTAATGACCCAACAATTTGTCAGTAGGTGGTAGGTACTACATTCTACTTGATCCATTTTCATTGTATATTCATGTGAACATTTTGTAAGAAGGTTGTAATGAATGAAAAACAATTAATTTGTGTCAAAGGGGGTCTAAAAAATCATAGCAACTGAACCcacgtgaagaaacttcaatcGGTATTATAGAAAGTGCATTCTTCATGTGAGTATATGATCTAGCTAGGTAACTactcagttataacaagtcaaaagTGGAAGCGTGTGGTTCTTGCAACGCAAGTCAAACAAAAGGATTAAAATGACTAAGCATCTGGTCTTCACATCTTACCATTCTTTTCAGCCGAACTTGTCCCCATCTTTCATTATTACAATTACATTTGGCGGTATTCAAGGTAGGTCATACTCCAATTGATATTGAATCTTTCTGAATGATATGGTTCCCTTCGTTCGTAACAATAGGTTTGGCATAACTGGATAAGCTAGACCATATACTTATTCGCCTTCACATGTATGCACGGAGTTGGAATGACTCCTAGATATTGTGTGCTTTTCTAAGTACTTCAATTGGTAAACTACCATATATATTGTCTTATATGATCAACCCTTCCAgcattgagcaatcagttcatgtcTTATGGATAGTATAATAGGTGATGCTACCGCACATGCCATTGGCGTATTTGCATGCTCTACCCCAAATAAATTCAGGCTGCGCATTGAGCAGTGTGATGTTCCAAGGGCCTATGTGAATTGCAGGATTTTGAAAATTGGGGAATAGAAAAAACTAGGGAGATTCCAAGTAACATGGAATCCTCCAAAATTCCTCTAAAATTTCCTCAATCCAAAATGGCCGAAACTCGGAGCAATGATGTTTTTGTAAAGAGAACTCCATTCCTAATTTCAAAGAGGGAGGCAGAAGTGGTATGTGAGTGGGCCTAGATTTAGCAAATTAACCATTTgggatctactcataatgttcatAATTTTCCTACATGTCACACAAACAAATATTCGTAATACTCCTGTCATGTGCCGTCTGAAATAGTACGTAGAATAGTTTAGTGACTTGTCCATGAAAACTACTGGAGCTTGGTCATTTCCTTTCTTCCATACCACCTAGCTATGAGAAGAGTCATCTGGTTTTTATTATAGAGTGATAATATAGGATACAACTGACCTCGTCGGTCTCTCATGGAGACATCTTACCAAACCATTAAGTGATATTATGGAAATCATATAGCTAGGCATATTATACTCTACGACCTTGAGAACCAGGTGGTAGGCCAGTGGTAAAGACTAATTGGTGGTGTGTAATTTGTGGCCAACATATTCACCTCCTATTGGGAGTAAATTCTTGTTTCTTAGGATCGTTTATACCGACAACTTGCAAACCTACTATATTAATTGTATTGTTTAGAAAAGATAAATACAACACTTTATATTCATGTGAACATTATTAGTGTAAAGAAATGTAGCAACTGATGACCTTGTAGGAATGAACTTCAATGAAAATTATCTTGTAATGATCCAAGAACTAAGATATCACTAGGGTGTTTGATCTTAACACactagacttcaacatctctaacaatcacaAGCAGTGAAATAGTCTCTTTGTTTGCAAGCCTAATAGTAGCATCAATatcttctaactcaagaggtgcaATATAATGCATAACGATGATCTTCAATTTAACAGAAACAAGGGGCATCACAACAACAAGTTTATGTTTATCTTCAGAATCCTGCTTAGCAATACGAGATGCTTCATCGCAGAAATATATaacatgatcatcagtattatCAACTACCAAATCTTTAACCATTGCAATtttaggttttatttttattttttcagagGGTCTATGTGTTTTGACTTATTAACCAAAGTTGCAACTttagcatgttccctaatcctaaCATTAAATGGTGATTTCTCAAGATAAACAGGGGGCACAACTGGATCAATATTACAAATGATTGTTTTCTCTTTAGCTATAATGGGTTCCTCATAAGTTTTTTCAATAGGTGGACGGAATTTAAAGCACTTATCcttaggaagatcaacatgagtagaaaatgattcacatatataaagtagctactatctcagagtcaagtttaCCGTTAAATATGACTATCAATTATTAAAAATCTGTACAACATCATTCTACTTGTTACTTACAAATTTGTCTAATTATTGTGATTTTCAATTATCATATGAAATGTTATTTTATCTGATGAACAGTAATATTATTCTTTGACTAAAATCGTAGTTTgggaatatatcttattgctatttaattttccCTTAGTTCAAGAAATAATCGAGCATCCCCGCTATATTGTATGTTTTTTCAAGCATGTCATTATGTGAATGTTTCAGTTATACATTTGAGAATTTACGTACAAACCCATTTCTGTTAATGTATGAACTTTGCATATACTCCACACCAGGTACGAGGGAATATTGGCATTTCTAAAGAGTTTGAGCATTGTTGCAAAATTTCCCATTAAAGTGATTGGCAAATTTTACTTTGTATTCAATAGTGGCTTAAGCTAGCTCGTGCACTGACTAGCATGCATGTTCGttccatatcctcaaggaccagcAAATGTGtcgttttgttttgtttctttttggcCGGTTTTCTGATTTTGGATAGACTATACTTATGGGGGTATTGATAAATAATTTTATGTACATATTTTATTGGGAGCGGCTGTCTTGTGATGAGCATTGTGATTTATTAGAAATGATGtggtatttaataataaatgtttGTCTTCTTCTATGCAAGTTATTCATGCATGTACGTGATGACTCCATACTTGATCTATCTTGCAGAGACCGGATG encodes:
- the LOC123427838 gene encoding myrosinase-binding protein 2-like, with translation MAATNPSYYQSGVCQDIKQKEHLFHLYMNQIFDGPGVTNGNQLSVINPGQPFGFGHTVANDWTIRDGPAANANLVARARGMHMGAGKVDENWLFCHNILFTDTRFKGSSLKVLGDFVGNNSEWAIVGGSGEFAYAQGVVVAKVIQTVPPTPGRTWELRISAFCLCIPKVIPVTKMGPWGGDGGTSFDITELPRSLQTVTIRCGDVINSVAFSYTDQAGQRKTVGPWGGNGALTATITLAPSEFIKQVLGTTGTVGGETVVTSLTLVSSITTYGPFGKANGSPFSSQVPDGNNIGGFYARAGESVNALGVYACPI